In Pseudomonas sp. FP1742, the DNA window CTGGCGCAGGCCTTGGAAAGTCATCCGGCTTTCGACTGGATCATCGTCGACCATTATGGCCTCGATCATCACTGGCAGACCGCGGCCCGCCGCTGGGCACCACGGATCGCGGCGGTGGATGACCTGGCCACTCGGCAGTACCGCGTCGATCTGCTGCTCAATCAAAATCTGTCGGGCACCCCAGAGGCCTATGCCTCGCTGTTGACGTCCGACTGCCAGACTTTGCTCGGCCCACGTTTTGCGATGCTGCGTGATGAGTTCTGTTGTCCGGCGATCGAGATCAAGCCTCGGGCCAGGCGCGTGCTGGTGAACTTCGGCGGTTTCGATGCGGCCATGCAGACCCATCACGCGATGTTGGCGCTGGCGGACCTCCATGAGCTGGAGGTCGATTTCGTCGCGGGCGCCGACAACCCGGCCTGGGAGCAGATGCAGGCGCTGGCGGCCTATCGTCCGAACTGGCGCCTGCACAGTTTTGTCAGCGATTTCTACCGGCTGATGACCGAGGCCGACCTGTTCATCGGTGCTGGCGGCGGTACCAGCTGGGAGCGGGCGGCCATGGGGCTGCCGACGATCTGCATTGCAGTCTCGAATAATCAGCAGGCCAACGGCGAGGTAATGGCGACCTCGGGGGCTCATGTGTTCCTGGGCAACCGCGAGCACGTCAGTGTCGAGCAGTTGCGCCAGGCCATCGGTTTTGTCGTGGGCAATCAGGTTTTTCGTCAGAGTCTGGCCGAACGTTCGCGGCAGTTGGTCGATGGCCGTGGCGCGTTGCGGGTGGCGGCCGCGCTGGCGGGGGCGGTACTGCAGGTGCGTCGGGCCACGCAGGACGATGCGCAACTGTTGTTTGAGGGGCGTAATGCCGAGGCGGTGCGGCGCTGGTCGCTGGACAGCCACGTCATCGATTGGCAGCGGCATCAGACCTGGCTGGCTGCGAGCCTGAGTAACCCCCAGCGACTGCTGTTGATTGCCGAGGCGGATGACGGCCCGGTGGGTGTGCTGCGTTATGATCTCGACGATGCTCGGGCCGAAGTCTCGATTTATCTGTTCGAAGGCCGACTCGGTCTGGGCTGGGGCAGGGCGCTGCTGGCGCGGGGCGAAGCCTTCGTCACGGCCCATTGGCCACAACTTGAGGCTATCACCGCTCAGGTACTGCCGGCCAATCAGCCATCGCTGAAGGTTTTCCGCGAGGCAGGTTTCACTCAGAGTGCTTGTGCGTTCACGCGCGTTTTAAAGGATCACACATGACCAGTTTCAAGATCGGCGACCGCTCGATCGGTGCCGATGCGCCGCCCTTCATCATTGCCGAGATGAGCGGCAACCATAACCAGTCGCTGGACGTGGCGCTGCACATCGTCGAAGCCGCGGCCAAGGCCGGCGCGCATGCCTTGAAGCTGCAAACCTATACCGCCGAAACCATGACCCTGGACCTGTCCGAAGGCGAGTTCTTCATCAAGGACCCCAACAGCCTGTGGGCCGGTTCTTCGCTGTATGCGCTGTACGAAAAGGCCCACACGCCGTGGGAATGGCACGCGCCGATATTTGCCCGGGCCAAAGAACTGGGCATGCTGGCGTTCTCCACACCCTTCGATGACACCGCGGTGGACTTCCTCGAAAGCCTCGACGTGCCGGCCTACAAGATCGCCAGCTTCGAGAACACCGATCTGCCGTTGATCCGGCGGGTCGCGGCCACCGGCAAGCCCCTGATCATTTCCACCGGCATGGCCAGCCTCGCCGAGCTCGATGAAACCGTGCGTGCCGCTCGAGAGGCCGGTTGCAAGGACCTGGTGTTGCTCAAGTGCACCAGCACATACCCGGCAACGCCCGCCAACAGCAACGTGCGCACGATTCCTCATCTGCGCGAGTTGTTTGGCTGTGAAGTCGGTTTGTCCGACCATTCGATGGGCGTCGGGGTGTCTGTCGCCGCCGTAGCGCTGGGGGCGACGGTGGTGGAAAAACACTTCACCCTCGATCGTGCCGCCGGTGGGGTGGACGCCAGTTTCTCCCTGGAACC includes these proteins:
- the pseI gene encoding pseudaminic acid synthase; translation: MTSFKIGDRSIGADAPPFIIAEMSGNHNQSLDVALHIVEAAAKAGAHALKLQTYTAETMTLDLSEGEFFIKDPNSLWAGSSLYALYEKAHTPWEWHAPIFARAKELGMLAFSTPFDDTAVDFLESLDVPAYKIASFENTDLPLIRRVAATGKPLIISTGMASLAELDETVRAAREAGCKDLVLLKCTSTYPATPANSNVRTIPHLRELFGCEVGLSDHSMGVGVSVAAVALGATVVEKHFTLDRAAGGVDASFSLEPAELASLVIETERAWQAMGQVHYGVTEAERKSLVYRRSLYITQDMVAGEPFTAANLRAIRPGLGLAPKHAETLLGRRARQAIKRGTPLDWSLVE
- the pseG gene encoding UDP-2,4-diacetamido-2,4,6-trideoxy-beta-L-altropyranose hydrolase, coding for MRVLIRADASPIIGSGHIARCLTLARVLRKQGAHVAFACRLLPGHRLDSLASEGFETFALPDRYADEDPQQAIESMLPWQADIAALAQALESHPAFDWIIVDHYGLDHHWQTAARRWAPRIAAVDDLATRQYRVDLLLNQNLSGTPEAYASLLTSDCQTLLGPRFAMLRDEFCCPAIEIKPRARRVLVNFGGFDAAMQTHHAMLALADLHELEVDFVAGADNPAWEQMQALAAYRPNWRLHSFVSDFYRLMTEADLFIGAGGGTSWERAAMGLPTICIAVSNNQQANGEVMATSGAHVFLGNREHVSVEQLRQAIGFVVGNQVFRQSLAERSRQLVDGRGALRVAAALAGAVLQVRRATQDDAQLLFEGRNAEAVRRWSLDSHVIDWQRHQTWLAASLSNPQRLLLIAEADDGPVGVLRYDLDDARAEVSIYLFEGRLGLGWGRALLARGEAFVTAHWPQLEAITAQVLPANQPSLKVFREAGFTQSACAFTRVLKDHT